Proteins encoded in a region of the Mycoplasma feriruminatoris genome:
- a CDS encoding glycoside hydrolase family 65 protein has product MKTNIDVNIKRLFEVDPWKLVENKLPDNSYDFRLSESITSLGNEYLGMRGNFEETYSGDTHKGCYVGGLWYPDRTIVGWWKNGYPHYFGKVINAVNLLGLNVVIDNTELDLFKQSLSSYKRTLDLKQGVLSREFVTNINDKQIKVETERFVSIDTKELVAIKYSITSNKDINLDLTSYINGDVINRDSNYKTKFWTHLDSSSDDHSQLVVSKMVENKFDIERFSYACYATNNFNLNPSLIESDHCDLYAKTTYKFDLKANQTLTFYKLVTLVHSLNYSEDKLKENAIKINDQISKFDYEKLKEKHVKLWDKRWQTSDVKIIGSDLDQQAIRFNLFQLFCTYYGNDDRLNIGPKGFTGEKYGGATYWDTEAYCLPLYLKTSDPKISRNLLKYRHNHLNKAIENAKLLGFKGALYPMVTFNGVECHNEWEITFEEIHRNAAMVYAIYNYTNYTGDFEYIKEYGMDVMVEISRFWADRVHYHNLKDKYFIHGVTGPNEYENNVNNNWLTNLMCQWVLTYTLEMLDKLNLDKTKWNLTNSETDKWVDIINKIYLPYDKDLDIFVQHDTFLDKDLKHKDLLSKDERPLNKNWSWDRILRSVYIKQADVLQGIYYLWDKFSKDQITKNFKFYEQFTVHESSLSPCVHSIIAARIDLMQKAYEFYNRTARLDLDNYNNDTDDGLHITSMTGSYLAIVEGFGGMIVRNNIPCFSPKLPEQWQGYEFNINFRNRVLKVKHHKTEVEIQLLEGQTLTINLFDKEYLLESKIKVEV; this is encoded by the coding sequence ATGAAAACAAATATAGATGTTAATATTAAAAGACTATTTGAAGTTGATCCTTGAAAACTAGTTGAAAACAAATTACCAGATAATTCTTATGATTTTAGATTAAGTGAATCAATTACTTCTTTAGGAAATGAGTATTTAGGAATGAGAGGAAACTTTGAAGAAACTTATTCAGGTGATACTCATAAAGGATGTTATGTTGGTGGGTTATGATATCCAGATAGAACTATAGTTGGGTGATGAAAAAATGGATATCCTCACTATTTTGGAAAAGTTATTAATGCAGTTAATTTATTAGGATTAAATGTAGTTATAGATAATACTGAACTTGACTTATTTAAACAATCTTTAAGTTCTTATAAAAGAACACTAGATTTAAAACAAGGAGTGTTAAGTAGAGAATTTGTAACTAATATTAATGATAAACAAATTAAAGTAGAAACTGAGCGCTTTGTTTCAATTGATACTAAAGAACTTGTAGCTATTAAATATAGTATTACAAGTAATAAAGATATTAATTTAGATTTAACTAGTTATATTAATGGAGATGTAATTAATAGAGATTCAAATTATAAAACTAAGTTTTGAACTCATTTAGATTCATCAAGTGATGATCATTCTCAATTAGTAGTATCTAAAATGGTTGAAAATAAGTTTGATATAGAACGTTTTAGTTATGCTTGTTATGCAACAAATAATTTTAATTTAAACCCAAGTTTGATTGAATCTGATCATTGTGATTTATATGCTAAAACTACTTATAAATTTGATTTAAAAGCTAATCAAACTTTAACATTTTATAAATTAGTTACTTTAGTACATTCTTTAAATTATTCTGAAGATAAATTAAAAGAAAATGCTATTAAGATTAATGATCAAATTAGTAAATTTGACTATGAAAAATTAAAAGAAAAACACGTTAAATTATGAGATAAAAGATGACAAACTAGTGATGTTAAAATTATTGGTTCAGATTTAGATCAACAAGCAATTAGATTTAATTTATTCCAACTATTTTGTACTTATTATGGAAATGATGATCGTTTAAATATAGGTCCTAAAGGATTTACTGGTGAAAAATATGGTGGAGCTACTTATTGAGATACAGAAGCTTATTGTTTACCTTTATATTTAAAAACTTCAGATCCAAAAATTAGTAGAAATCTATTAAAATATAGACACAATCATTTAAATAAAGCTATAGAAAATGCTAAGTTATTAGGATTTAAAGGTGCTTTATATCCAATGGTTACTTTTAATGGTGTTGAATGTCATAACGAATGAGAAATTACATTTGAAGAAATTCATAGAAACGCTGCTATGGTTTATGCAATTTATAATTACACTAACTATACAGGTGATTTTGAATACATTAAAGAATATGGTATGGATGTAATGGTTGAGATTAGTCGTTTTTGAGCTGATAGAGTACATTATCATAATCTAAAAGATAAATATTTTATTCATGGGGTAACTGGACCAAATGAATATGAAAATAACGTTAATAATAACTGATTAACTAATTTAATGTGTCAATGAGTATTAACTTATACTTTAGAAATGTTAGATAAATTAAACTTAGATAAAACTAAATGAAATTTAACTAATAGTGAAACAGATAAATGAGTTGATATTATTAATAAAATCTATTTACCATATGATAAAGATTTAGATATTTTTGTTCAACACGATACATTTTTAGATAAAGATTTAAAACATAAAGATTTATTAAGTAAAGATGAAAGACCTTTAAATAAAAACTGAAGTTGAGATCGTATTTTAAGAAGTGTTTATATTAAACAAGCTGATGTTTTACAAGGTATTTATTATTTATGAGATAAATTTAGTAAAGATCAAATTACTAAAAACTTTAAATTCTATGAACAATTTACAGTTCATGAATCTTCACTAAGTCCATGTGTTCATTCAATAATTGCAGCAAGAATTGATTTAATGCAAAAAGCATATGAATTTTATAATAGAACTGCTAGATTAGATTTAGATAATTATAATAATGATACTGATGATGGATTACACATTACAAGTATGACAGGAAGTTATCTAGCAATTGTTGAAGGATTTGGTGGAATGATTGTTAGAAACAACATACCTTGTTTTTCTCCAAAACTACCAGAACAATGACAAGGTTATGAATTTAATATCAACTTTAGAAACCGTGTTTTAAAAGTTAAACATCATAAAACTGAAGTTGAAATTCAATTACTAGAAGGACAAACTTTAACAATTAATTTATTTGATAAAGAATATCTTTTAGAATCAAAAATTAAAGTAGAGGTTTAA
- a CDS encoding glycoside hydrolase family 13 protein: MANYWWKNTVVYEMYLQSFKDSNDDGIGDLDGAISKLEYLKELGIGAIWLTPIYDSPLVDNGYDISNYQSINQIYGGLEKFKKFVDKANELNIGVIMDLVLNHTSDQHEWFKQSRSSKNNPYRDFYIWRDEPNDIQSAFGGPAWTYDKKTNQYYFHMFAKEQPDLNWENPKVREEIAKMVKWWCDFGIMGFRLDVIELLGKRIDQKILSNGPMLHKYIQDLRKNSWDSNEFLTVGECWSADIDNAIQYSNEKNEEFSMVFNFEPVTSFFNKTNKYKTMDVDFLEFKQIYKKWQQGLHNKGWSGLFLSNHDLPRMVSRYGNDKKYRIDSAKTLLTTFFLMQGTPFIHQGDEIGMTNVNWTDLNKYKDVEIKNTYASAVLKDKTLTYDEFIDGILVNSRDHARTPYQWDDSNYAGFSNVNPWIDVNDNYKEINAKNDLKNPDGVYNYLKKLIKFRDESNYSQLIIDAYFELLDPNNDKLFAYSRIDQNRSIKVIANWSDQEVDISHLINDDNKIILNTQSDFNKNTLKPWQTIVVE, from the coding sequence ATGGCAAATTACTGATGAAAAAATACTGTAGTTTATGAAATGTACTTACAATCATTTAAAGATTCAAATGATGATGGAATTGGAGATTTAGATGGTGCTATTAGTAAATTAGAGTATTTAAAAGAATTAGGAATTGGTGCTATTTGATTAACTCCAATTTATGATTCTCCACTAGTTGATAACGGATATGATATTTCAAATTATCAATCAATTAATCAAATATATGGTGGGTTAGAAAAGTTTAAAAAATTTGTTGACAAGGCTAATGAATTAAATATTGGTGTAATTATGGATTTAGTTTTAAACCATACTTCAGATCAACATGAATGATTTAAACAATCTAGATCATCAAAAAATAATCCATATCGTGATTTTTATATTTGAAGAGATGAACCTAATGATATTCAATCAGCTTTTGGTGGTCCTGCTTGAACTTATGATAAAAAAACTAATCAATATTACTTTCATATGTTTGCAAAAGAACAACCTGATCTAAATTGAGAAAATCCTAAAGTTAGAGAAGAAATTGCTAAAATGGTTAAATGATGATGCGATTTTGGAATTATGGGATTTAGATTAGATGTTATTGAACTACTTGGAAAAAGAATTGATCAAAAGATTTTATCAAATGGTCCAATGTTACATAAATACATTCAAGATTTAAGAAAAAACAGTTGAGATTCAAATGAATTTTTAACAGTTGGAGAATGTTGATCAGCTGATATTGATAATGCAATTCAATATTCAAATGAAAAAAATGAAGAATTTTCAATGGTGTTTAACTTTGAACCAGTTACAAGCTTTTTTAATAAAACTAATAAATATAAAACAATGGATGTTGATTTTTTAGAATTTAAACAAATTTATAAAAAATGACAGCAAGGTTTACATAATAAAGGATGATCAGGATTATTTTTATCAAATCACGATTTACCAAGAATGGTTTCAAGATATGGAAATGATAAAAAATACCGAATTGATTCAGCAAAAACTTTACTAACTACTTTCTTTTTAATGCAAGGAACTCCTTTTATTCATCAAGGTGATGAAATAGGAATGACTAATGTTAATTGAACTGATTTAAATAAATATAAAGATGTTGAAATTAAAAACACTTATGCTTCAGCTGTTTTAAAAGATAAAACTTTAACTTATGATGAGTTTATAGATGGTATTTTAGTAAATAGTAGAGATCATGCTAGAACTCCATATCAATGAGATGATAGTAATTATGCTGGATTTAGTAATGTTAATCCTTGAATTGATGTAAATGATAATTATAAAGAAATTAATGCTAAAAATGATTTAAAAAATCCTGATGGTGTTTATAATTATTTAAAAAAATTAATTAAATTTAGAGATGAAAGTAATTATTCTCAATTAATTATTGATGCTTATTTTGAATTATTAGATCCAAATAATGATAAGTTATTTGCTTATAGTAGAATTGATCAAAATAGATCAATTAAAGTAATTGCTAATTGAAGTGATCAAGAAGTAGATATTAGTCATTTAATAAATGATGATAATAAAATCATTTTAAATACTCAATCTGATTTTAATAAAAATACTTTAAAACCTTGACAAACAATCGTTGTTGAGTAA
- a CDS encoding GntR family transcriptional regulator produces the protein MQDKKNKEITERQKIVNYLLDLIEHKKVDYKTALPSEYFLVTKFKVSRGTVRSAFSDLKTKGLIKSSKGAGYFINPDFSFNRIKSIRNQLLSNKQEVIIETELDTSNLITIINKLHLNIDINPDDYFSYIKVFYVNDLPVRYAKSFLNKSLFDKEIDSEKIKRSLIEYIEQNNIEPFKLTSVLESKLKDQLTRNLLVDNHQDYVICRYSILYDKEDNIVEITQHTINLDHFETSYIKYL, from the coding sequence ATGCAAGATAAAAAAAACAAAGAAATTACTGAGCGTCAAAAAATCGTTAACTACTTATTAGATTTGATAGAACATAAAAAAGTTGATTATAAAACTGCTTTACCTAGTGAATATTTTTTAGTAACTAAGTTTAAAGTAAGTAGAGGTACTGTTAGAAGTGCATTTTCTGATTTAAAAACAAAAGGTTTAATTAAATCATCTAAAGGGGCAGGATATTTTATAAACCCAGATTTTTCTTTTAACAGAATTAAATCAATTAGAAATCAATTATTATCAAATAAACAAGAAGTGATTATTGAAACTGAACTAGATACTAGTAATTTAATAACAATTATTAACAAATTACATTTAAATATTGATATTAATCCAGATGATTATTTTTCATATATCAAAGTATTTTATGTAAATGATCTACCAGTAAGATATGCTAAATCATTTCTAAATAAAAGTCTTTTTGATAAAGAAATTGATAGTGAAAAGATTAAAAGATCACTAATTGAATATATTGAGCAAAATAACATCGAACCATTCAAACTAACTAGTGTATTAGAATCTAAATTAAAAGATCAATTAACTAGAAATCTTTTAGTTGATAATCATCAAGATTATGTGATTTGCCGATATTCAATTTTATATGATAAAGAAGATAACATTGTTGAAATCACTCAACATACAATTAATCTAGATCACTTTGAAACTTCTTATATTAAATATCTATAA